From the genome of Delphinus delphis chromosome 8, mDelDel1.2, whole genome shotgun sequence, one region includes:
- the CEP295 gene encoding centrosomal protein of 295 kDa isoform X10: MEIEEQKQKQLELLEQIEQQKLTLETDCFRAQLEEEKRKKTQQTGVGTAPASCTISSDEDNHRQMIYNYQQQLLQQNRLHKQSVETARKRLLDYQTMLKGKYLSMSAAPLIPGSVTSVPPQKSERPAVTSEHEDQGQRPKLSPNKQPMQPVQISKLEQDFQVPRQHRFPQRQVETTKTLVTSDVLAEQALESQEQPKQLSQTETQQRDYKLVPKDSHTLSRALSHDKPLIVQDAGERAETSGATTFQTLDSQQMFSENNESISSKLIEPSSFLPLVAEHSFSSLPTEVESGKIQECFSTGSKSVVSLSHSVVGQMQDKSLPFSENIIAQQSNLKALQKQLDLQKEVLRLRQEAQEQLLLCKQKELEGQTGLSVFLPLVPLDSFASLPSAKAESGRIQESSPTKKETTVSSGHPGVPQLQDRLNFKFLQEQLNIQRDSFQARREAQEVLCVHKQSELDGRVWAEQTEPPSVPSQGAQHTFTSLPSAGTQSGKIQDQYSSKSEKELLSIQSEIPKFQDGSSSFLQQFHPLHDSLKLLQEQLTAQRDALQARHEAQAELLLHRQRDLEDSKPVQMSSSFLPVVTQRSVASQASSKTEPRRIQNFYFSEKGSVTPSSHLVMPAFQDEPLSFPQHSLPQQENLTTLEGQSHIQRVILGAKQETQEFVHKQSELETKIPSEQTGTSLSLSQGAESEKFQDYMSFRSDSTVPLSHWKIPRFQERLLGFSRHIQPLQDNLEGHQEWLDTEEEALQFSQKTQGNVSSEQTGPSFTPQLEQLPFPSLPSAESLTTREPLSAESESRIPSSHFQIPELQDRLLKISQLIQPQQDNLKALQEQLATQREAIIQSRQEAQQELLLHKQSEWKGRISPEQVGTSSFLPLVVQRPFAPLPLSEAGRIQEPCSTKGDNIVSPRHSEIPRLPDRLLGLPQPVLPQQDYPITFQQEHVYTQTGPLPCSEKTQKELILPRQYKFEEKSSEHFIQPLHGDLKVLQEQLDIQRKATHSRQEVREELLLQRLSKLEKRVSPEQTSTSSSLSHIALPVADSERIQKSLPTRSDNTVSSSHPEIPGSQDRLLSLSQAFLPQQDHVSAQLGLQREVLRFNEKAQEELLLNKQAELIAGDSSEQPVPSMFLPKEREHSFIPLPFAEVKSKNVCELYSAKNEHAAPSSASMSPRLQDRYLSFSQPLLAQQDNLGLQKQMELQKEILHYGQKAQEELLVQRQTALQQHIQKHQETLKDFFKDSQTSKPTVENDFETKKLRECLVHLQDLAKDNQENIGTAGRRNCDDNQLLSEDSNAQQSGEHQDKELGGKSSKPPVAKVKGGLDLNQHELSAIQEVESPASGRTSILGKPDFYQDRDPLRVSVSREQSFLGSPLDCDPFGHLHPVAQESICGDDSDKAVKVSEAVVESHAVLSYAAEEEDHTYLGPNVKPDDKAETQEIYHEPLSSITVSTGSFLSYENTDLSLTESFSELVDQREQESPTSKEEETNVLSSVVPSTQVIYQRQDPQDSLKPLLPALETFTSGQTHIQQMIDKYINEAILMTEKTDLRVDFDFPELEQSFPNLHRQLFKPLEPHPDFDSSSFSGISQDSKDFYQPFPVVFHQRSHSSCESLRSSLSPKSTASFTALRTSLHSSLNTSVNQQPDPNWAHEEAQSFATENVIEGSEQSFQQLLPEFSSQEGSQHADLPSIFSSIEARDSSQGAENQYSSSEQNEILQNKQKSVHFQLSVGNLQSSVFSSSGEANVFHQLNLQHSTPCGSASSECSVKERLGFEELSERGVGTVLQGQGLTDDKETCGVLNINPQLCVRTSIQTPHSVTVQNEKCLEDSTTAETPTIIGNQTQQAQSALFVSSGSFSLQNSIPIWETECGHGIMEEPELTLISNSDISIAEMDFANLTLEEKRENEAKSCFQVSEFLPLLSETQNSDCPAASEHPVEKPAVCAETLSKFTATPGSLQEAFMKRKKAFMERSSQRQKEIRNKIRVSGSSQTKIVKEKPTGSLVSHLKGVNKVRVSLPEDRKTAQAHMHQRALRLYHQLPEVKKQKEEKAKQDAYAQNRARAKEFHKKTLEKLRAKNIC, from the exons atggaaatagaagaacaaaagcaaaaacagttgGAATTACTTGAACAAattgaacaacagaaattaacattaGAAACTGATTGCTTCAGAGCTcagctggaagaagaaaaaagaaaaaaaactcaacagACTGGG gTTGGCACTGCGCCAGCATCATGCACCATAAGTTCTGATGAAGATAATCACAGGCAGATGATTTATAACTATCAACAACAGCTATTACAGCAAAACAG GCTTCACAAACAGTCTGTTGAAACAGCCAGGAAACGATTACTCGACTATCAGACTATGTTAAAAGGAAAGTACCTATCCATGTCAGCTGCACCATTGATACCTGGTTCTGTTACATCAGTACCACCACAGAAATCTGAAAGACCCGCTGTTACATCAGAACATGAGGATCAAGGTCAGAGACCCAAGTTGAGTCCTAACAAACAACCTATGCAACCCGTACAGATCTCCAAATTAGAGCAAGATTTTCAGGTTCCAAGACAACATCGCTTTCCACAAAGACAGGTAGAAACAACCAAAACATTAGTTACTTCAGATGTTTTAGCCGAGCAAGCTTTGGAATCACAGGAACAGCCAAAGCAACTCTCACAGACTGAAACACAACAGAGAGACTATAAATTGGTCCCTAAAGACTCTCATACACTTTCAAGGGCTTTGTCACATGATAAGCCACTGATAGTACAGGATGCCGGAGAAAGAGCTGAAACATCTGGGGCAACAACTTTTCAAACTTTAGACTCCCAGCAAATGTTCTCAGAGAACAATGAAAGTATATCGTCTAAGTTAATTGAACCTTCTTCATTCCTACCATTGGTAGCTGAGCATTCTTTTAGTTCTCTGCCTACTGAAGTTGAGTCTGGAAAAATCCAGGAATGCTTTTCAACTGGGAGCAAAAGTGTAGTTTCTTTAAGCCATTCTGTAGTTGGCCAAATGCAGGATAAGTCTTTGCCATTCTCAGAGAATATCATAGCCCAACAAAGTAATTTGAAGGCTCTCCAAAAACAGTTAGACCTACAGAAAGAAGTTCTTCGGTTAAGACAGGAAGCTCAGGAACAATTGCTTTTGTGCAAACAGAAAGAATTGGAAGGGCAAACTGGCCTTTCTGTATTCCTTCCATTGGTACCTCTGGATTCGTTTGCTTCACTGCCTTCTGCCAAAGCTGAGTCAGGGAGAATCCAGGAATCTTCTCCAACCAAGAAAGAGACTACAGTTTCCTCAGGCCATCCTGGGGTCCCACAACTTCAGGATaggcttaattttaaatttctccaagAACAGTTAAATATTCAGAGGGACAGCTTTCAGGCTAGACGGGAAGCCCAGGAAGTATTATGTGTACATAAACAGAGTGAATTGGATGGAAGAGTATGGGCTGAACAGACTGAGCCCCCTTCTGTCCCATCTCAAGGAGCTCAGCATACATTTACTTCACTACCTTCTGCTGGTACTCAATCTGGAAAAATCCAGGACCAGTATTCATCTAAGAGTGAGAAGGAACTTCTCTCAATCCAATCTGAAATCCCCAAATTTCAGGATGGGTCTTCAAGTTTCCTACAGCAGTTCCACCCTTTGCATGATAGTTTGAAGTTGCTCCAAGAACAGCTGACTGCACAGAGGGATGCTCTTCAGGCCAGGCATGAAGCCCAGGCAGAATTACTTTTACATAGACAAAGGGATTTGGAAGACTCTAAGCCTGTGCAGATGAGTTCTTCATTCCTGCCAGTGGTCACTCAACGTTCAGTTGCTTCACAAGCTTCTTCTAAAACTGAGCCTAGAAGAATTCAgaacttttatttctctgagaaGGGGAGTGTTACTCCCTCAAGTCATTTGGTAATGCCAGCATTTCAGGATGAGCCTCTTAGTTTTCCACAGCATAGCCTGCCACAGCAGGAAAATCTAACAACACTCGAAGGTCAGTCGCACATTCAGAGGGTAATACTTGGTGCTAAACAAGAAACTCAGGAATTTGTACACAAACAAagtgaattagaaacaaaaattccTTCTGAACAGACTGGCACCTCTTTATCTCTGTCTCAGGGAGCTGAATCTGAAAAATTCCAGGACTATATGTCATTCAGGAGTGACAGTACAGTTCCCTTAAGCCATTGGAAGATCCCAAGATTTCAAGAAAGACTTCTGGGGTTTTCTCGACATATACAACCTCTACAAGATAATTTGGAAGGACACCAAGAATGGttagacacagaagaggaggccCTTCAGTTTAGCCAGAAGACCCAAGGGAATGTATCTTCTGAACAAACTGGCCCCTCCTTCACACCCCAGTTAGAAcagcttccttttccttcattGCCTTCTGCTGAATCTCTTACAACCCGGGAACCTCTTTCAGCAGAGAGTGAGAGTAGAATTCCTTCAAGCCATTTTCAGATCCCAGAATTGCAGGATAGACTTTTGAAGATTTCACAGCTTATCCAGCCTCAACAAGATAATTTGAAGGCACTTCAAGAACAGTTAGCTACACAGAGGGAAGCCATCATTCAGTCTAGACAGGAAGCTCAGCAAGAATTACTTCTGCATAAACAGAGTGAGTGGAAGGGAAGAATATCTCCCGAGCAGGTTGGCAcctcttccttcctgcccctaGTTGTACAGCGTCCTTTTGCTCCATTACCTCTTAGTGAAGCTGGTAGAATCCAAGAACCTTGTTCAACTAAGGGTGATAATATAGTCTCCCCACGTCATTCTGAGATACCAAGGTTGCCTGATAGGCTTTTGGGTTTACCACAGCCTGTTTTACCTCAACAAGATTATCCGATTACATTTCAACAGGAACACGTGTATACACAGACAGGTCCCCTTCCATGTAGCGAGAAAACCCAGAAAGAGTTGATTTTGCCCAGACAATATAAATTTGAGGAAAAGTCATCTGAGCATTTTATCCAACCTCTCCATGGTGATTTGAAGGTACTTCAAGAGCAGTTAGACATACAGAGGAAAGCCACTCATTCTAGACAGGAAGTCCGAGAAGAATTGCTTTTGCAAAGACTAAGTAAATTGGAGAAAAGGGTCTCACCTGAGCAGACCAGCACCTCTTCATCCTTATCCCACATAGCACTGCCTGTTGCTGACTCTGAAAGAATCCAAAAATCTCTTCCAACCAGAAGTGACAATACTGTTTCCTCAAGTCATCCTGAGATTCCAGGGTCTCAGGATAGGCTTTTGAGTTTATCCCAGGCTTTTCTGCCTCAGCAAGATCATGTGTCAGCACAGTTGGGCTTACAGAGAGAAGTGCTGCGTTTTAATGAAAAAGCTCAGGAAGAACTGCTTTTAAACAAGCAAGCAGAGCTGATTGCAGGTGACTCTTCTGAGCAGCCTGTTCCCTCTATGTTTCTACCCAAGGAAAGAgagcattcatttattccactacCTTTTGCTGAAGTAAAATCTAAAAACGTTTGTGAATTGTATTCAGCCAAGAATGAACATGCAGCTCCTTCAAGTGCTTCTATGAGCCCAAGACTTCAAGATAGATATTTGAGTTTTTCACAACCTCTCTTAGCTCAGCAAGATAATTTGGGACTTCAGAAGCAGATGGAGCTACAAAAAGAAATTCTGCATTATGGCCAAAAAGCCCAAGAAGAATTGCTTGTACAGAGACAAACAGCATTGCAGCAGCACATTCAGAAACATCAGGAGACCTTGAAGGATTTCTTTAAAGACAGTCAG ACAAGTAAGCCCACAgttgaaaatgattttgaaacTAAGAAGCTCAGAGAATGCCTTGTTCATCTCCAAGATCTAGCCAAAGACAATCAGGAAAACATTGGTACTGCAGGCAGGAGAAACTGTGATGATAATCAGCTCCTTTCAGAAGATAGTAATGCCCAGCAAAGTG GGGAGCATCAGGACAAAGAACTGGGTGGGAAATCCTCAAAACCACCTGTAGCAAAAGTTAAAGGTGGATTGGACTTGAACCAACATGAACTTAGTGCCATACAAGAGGTAGAATCACCAGCAAGTGGCAGAACTTCTATACTAG gtAAACCAGACTTTTACCAAGACAGAGACCCACTTAGGGTCTCAGTAAGCCGAGAACAGAGTTTTCTTGGGAGCCCCCTGGACTGTGATCCATTTGGTCATCTTCACCCAGTTGCCCAGGAGAGCATCTGTGGTGATGACTCTGATAAAGCAG TCAAGGTCAGTGAGGCTGTGGTTGAGAGTCATGCAGTATTAAGTTACGCTGCGGAGGAAGAAGACCATACGTACCTGGGTCCAAATGTGAAGCCAGATGATAAG GCTGAAACACAAGAAATTTATCATGAGCCATTATCTTCAATAACTGTTTCTACTGGGAGCTTTTTAAGTTATGAAAACACAGATTTGAGCCTTACAG AGTCGTTTTCAGAGCTTGTGGACCAGAGGGAACAAGAATCTCCCACCagtaaagaagaggaaacaaatgTTTTAAGTTCTGTAGTTCCTTCAACACAAGTTATTTATCAAAGACAGGACCCTCAGGACTCCCTTAAACCTCTTTTACCTGCATTGGAAACATTTACATCTGGTCAGACACACATTCAGCAGATGATAGACAAGTACATAAATGAAGCAATTTTGATGACTGAAAAAACAGACTTGCGGG TTGACTTTGACTTTCCAGAACTGGAGCAGAGTTTTCCAAATTTGCATCGTCAGCTGTTTAAACCCTTAGAACCACATCCAGATTTTGATTCATCATCTTTCTCTGGGATTTCTCAAGACAGCAAAGACTTTTACCAG CCTTTCCCGGTTGTCTTCCATCAGAGGTCACATTCCTCCTGTGAAAGCCTCCGTTCTAGTCTGTCACCCAAAAGTACAGCTTCTTTTACAGCACTGAGGACCAGCCTGCATTCTTCTCTTAACACCAGCGTGAACCAGCAGCCTGACCCTAACTGGGCTCATGAGGAAGCTCAGAGTTTTGCTACAGAAAATGTTATTGAAG GGTCTGAACAATCTTTTCAACAACTTCTGCCAGAATTTTCTTCACAAGAAGGAAGCCAGCATGCTGACTTACCAAGTATTTTTAGCAGCATTGAAGCAAGAGATTCTTCCCAAGGGGCGGAAAATCAATACTCTTCCTCTGAACAGAATGAAATattacaaaacaagcaaaaaagtgTTCATTTCCAGCTGTCTGTAGGAAATTTGCAAAGTTCAGTCTTCAGTTCATCTGGTGAGGCTAATGTATTTCATCAGTTAAATCTACAGCATAGCACTCCATGTGGTTCTGCCTCTAGTGAGTGCTCAGTAAAAGAAAGACTGGGCTTTgaagaactatcagaaagaggagTTGGTACAGTGTTACAAGGTCAAGGGCTCACTGATGATAAAGAAACCTGTGGCGTTTTAAATATAAATCCACAATTATGCGTAAGAACTTCAATTCAGACACCACATTCAGTCACTGTTCagaatgaaaaatgtcttgaggattCAACTACTGCAGAAACTCCAACAATCATAGGAAACCAAACTCAACAAGCACAGTCAGCGCTCTTTGTAAGCTCTGGATCCTTTTCACTACAGAACTCTATTCCAATCTGG GAGACAGAATGTGGCCATGGTATAATGGAAGAACCAGAACTTACATTGATAAGCAACAGTGATATCAGTATTGCTGAAATGGATTTTGCAAACTTAACtctagaagaaaagagagaaaatgaggcaAAGAGCTGTTTTCAG GTGAGTGAATTTCTGCCTCTTCTGTCAGAAACGCAAAACTCAGATTGTCCAGCTGCATCAGAACATCCTGTGGAGAAACCAGCTGTGTGTGCAG aaacccTTTCAAAGTTTACAGCTACTCCAGGGAGCTTACAAGAagcatttatgaaaagaaaaaaagcatttatgGAGAGAtcctcacagagacagaaagaaataagGAATAAAATTCGTGTCTCTGGAAGTTCTCAAACCAAAATAGTAAAGGAGAAACCCACAG GTTCATTGGTCAGTCACCTAAAGGGTGTGAACAAGGTTAGAGTGTCTCTTCCTGAAGACAGAAAGACTGCACAAGCCCATATGCACCAAAGGGCTCTAAG ATTATACCATCAGTTACCTgaagtgaaaaagcaaaaggaagagaaagcaaagcaAGACGCATATGCCCAAAACAGAGCAAGGGCAAAAGAATTTCATAAG AAAACATTAGAGAAACTTCGAGCCAAAAATATATGCTGA